A single region of the Trachemys scripta elegans isolate TJP31775 chromosome 19, CAS_Tse_1.0, whole genome shotgun sequence genome encodes:
- the PEX10 gene encoding peroxisome biogenesis factor 10 isoform X2, with protein sequence MPLAPAGPAHLVRCGQKDELYRSGLRSGAGAALHGLAGYQTLGEEYVNIVQVDSSKKRIPSLLRRAILISLHTVCPYLLDKGLIHLEHELQTETGGSRILQSNGLRGRTLVRSWVQKQVGRLTEQQKKTLLQTVYVLKQCIPLLRRLHLAVFYINGLFYHISKRITGISYLRVPGLRGDDQSVRSSYKLLGIVSLLHLVLTVGVQIYSFQQRQRARQEWKLHCNLSYPKNQTEEKSVVRSSRCTLCLEKRRHSTATPCGHLFCWECITEWCNTKAECPLCREKFHPQKLIYLRHYR encoded by the exons ATGCCGCTGGCTCCGGCTGGGCCCGCGCACCTGGTGCGCTGCGGGCAGAAGGATGAGCTGTATCGGAGCGGCTTGcggagcggggctggggcagcgcTGCACGGCCTGGCGG GTTATCAAACTCTTGGTGAAGAATATGTTAATATTGTCCAAGTTGATTCTTCCAAGAAGAGAATCCCTTCTCTGCTTCGACGAGCCATTTTGATTTCTCTTCATACTGTTTGTCCTTATTTGTTGGACAAAGGATTAATCCATCTGGAACATGAGTTGCAGACAGAAACTGGTGGGTCTAGAATCTTGCAAAGCAATGGTCTACGTGGCAGGACTTTGGTACGAAGCTGGGTGCAGAAACAAGTTGGCAGACTGACAGAACAGCAGAAGAAAACCCTTTTACAAACTGTGTATGTCCTCAAGCAATGCATCCCCCTGCTCCGTAGGCTGCATCTGGCAGTATTTTATATAAATGGCCTCTTCTATCACATCTCTAAAAGGATCACTGGAATATCTTAT CTTCGTGTTCCAGGATTGCGTGGAGATGACCAAAGCGTTCGATCAAGTTACAAGCTTCTTGGGATAGTTTCACTGCTGCATCTTGTACTAACAGTTGGTGTTCAGATATACAGCTTCCAACAAAGGCAGAGGGCAAGACAGGAGTGGAAACTACACTGCAACCTCTCATATCCAAA AAATCAGACTGAGGAAAAATCTGTTGTACGCAGTTCCCGATGCACATTGTGCTTGGAAAAACGTAGGCATTCAACAGCCACTCCCTGTGGCCACCTGTTCTGTTGGGAATGCATCACAGAATGGTGTAACACCAAA GCAGAGTGTCCATTATGCAGAGAGAAATTTCATCCTCAGAAACTGATCTATCTGCGGCATTATCGATAA
- the PEX10 gene encoding peroxisome biogenesis factor 10 isoform X1: MPLAPAGPAHLVRCGQKDELYRSGLRSGAGAALHGLAGTKKWLEWRKEIELLSDVAYFSLTTLSGYQTLGEEYVNIVQVDSSKKRIPSLLRRAILISLHTVCPYLLDKGLIHLEHELQTETGGSRILQSNGLRGRTLVRSWVQKQVGRLTEQQKKTLLQTVYVLKQCIPLLRRLHLAVFYINGLFYHISKRITGISYLRVPGLRGDDQSVRSSYKLLGIVSLLHLVLTVGVQIYSFQQRQRARQEWKLHCNLSYPKNQTEEKSVVRSSRCTLCLEKRRHSTATPCGHLFCWECITEWCNTKAECPLCREKFHPQKLIYLRHYR, translated from the exons ATGCCGCTGGCTCCGGCTGGGCCCGCGCACCTGGTGCGCTGCGGGCAGAAGGATGAGCTGTATCGGAGCGGCTTGcggagcggggctggggcagcgcTGCACGGCCTGGCGG GTACTAAGAAATGGTTGGAATGGAGGAAAGAGATTGAACTTCTTTCTGATGTAGCATACTTCAGCCTCACCACTTTGTCTG GTTATCAAACTCTTGGTGAAGAATATGTTAATATTGTCCAAGTTGATTCTTCCAAGAAGAGAATCCCTTCTCTGCTTCGACGAGCCATTTTGATTTCTCTTCATACTGTTTGTCCTTATTTGTTGGACAAAGGATTAATCCATCTGGAACATGAGTTGCAGACAGAAACTGGTGGGTCTAGAATCTTGCAAAGCAATGGTCTACGTGGCAGGACTTTGGTACGAAGCTGGGTGCAGAAACAAGTTGGCAGACTGACAGAACAGCAGAAGAAAACCCTTTTACAAACTGTGTATGTCCTCAAGCAATGCATCCCCCTGCTCCGTAGGCTGCATCTGGCAGTATTTTATATAAATGGCCTCTTCTATCACATCTCTAAAAGGATCACTGGAATATCTTAT CTTCGTGTTCCAGGATTGCGTGGAGATGACCAAAGCGTTCGATCAAGTTACAAGCTTCTTGGGATAGTTTCACTGCTGCATCTTGTACTAACAGTTGGTGTTCAGATATACAGCTTCCAACAAAGGCAGAGGGCAAGACAGGAGTGGAAACTACACTGCAACCTCTCATATCCAAA AAATCAGACTGAGGAAAAATCTGTTGTACGCAGTTCCCGATGCACATTGTGCTTGGAAAAACGTAGGCATTCAACAGCCACTCCCTGTGGCCACCTGTTCTGTTGGGAATGCATCACAGAATGGTGTAACACCAAA GCAGAGTGTCCATTATGCAGAGAGAAATTTCATCCTCAGAAACTGATCTATCTGCGGCATTATCGATAA
- the PEX10 gene encoding peroxisome biogenesis factor 10 isoform X3: MPLAPAGPAHLVRCGQKDELYRSGLRSGAGAALHGLAGTKKWLEWRKEIELLSDVAYFSLTTLSGYQTLGEEYVNIVQVDSSKKRIPSLLRRAILISLHTVCPYLLDKGLIHLEHELQTETGGSRILQSNGLRGRTLLRVPGLRGDDQSVRSSYKLLGIVSLLHLVLTVGVQIYSFQQRQRARQEWKLHCNLSYPKNQTEEKSVVRSSRCTLCLEKRRHSTATPCGHLFCWECITEWCNTKAECPLCREKFHPQKLIYLRHYR; encoded by the exons ATGCCGCTGGCTCCGGCTGGGCCCGCGCACCTGGTGCGCTGCGGGCAGAAGGATGAGCTGTATCGGAGCGGCTTGcggagcggggctggggcagcgcTGCACGGCCTGGCGG GTACTAAGAAATGGTTGGAATGGAGGAAAGAGATTGAACTTCTTTCTGATGTAGCATACTTCAGCCTCACCACTTTGTCTG GTTATCAAACTCTTGGTGAAGAATATGTTAATATTGTCCAAGTTGATTCTTCCAAGAAGAGAATCCCTTCTCTGCTTCGACGAGCCATTTTGATTTCTCTTCATACTGTTTGTCCTTATTTGTTGGACAAAGGATTAATCCATCTGGAACATGAGTTGCAGACAGAAACTGGTGGGTCTAGAATCTTGCAAAGCAATGGTCTACGTGGCAGGACTTTG CTTCGTGTTCCAGGATTGCGTGGAGATGACCAAAGCGTTCGATCAAGTTACAAGCTTCTTGGGATAGTTTCACTGCTGCATCTTGTACTAACAGTTGGTGTTCAGATATACAGCTTCCAACAAAGGCAGAGGGCAAGACAGGAGTGGAAACTACACTGCAACCTCTCATATCCAAA AAATCAGACTGAGGAAAAATCTGTTGTACGCAGTTCCCGATGCACATTGTGCTTGGAAAAACGTAGGCATTCAACAGCCACTCCCTGTGGCCACCTGTTCTGTTGGGAATGCATCACAGAATGGTGTAACACCAAA GCAGAGTGTCCATTATGCAGAGAGAAATTTCATCCTCAGAAACTGATCTATCTGCGGCATTATCGATAA
- the RER1 gene encoding protein RER1, which translates to MSEGDSIGESVHGKPSVVYRFFTRLGQIYQSWLDKSTPYTAVRWVVTLGLSFIYMIRVYLLQGWYIVTYALGIYHLNLFIAFLSPKVDPSLMEDSDDGPSLPTKQNEEFRPFIRRLPEFKFWHSATKGILVAMVCTFFEAFNVPVFWPILVMYFIMLFCITMKRQIKHMVKYRYIPFTHGKRKYKGKEDMGKTFAS; encoded by the exons ATGTCCGAAGGGGACAGTATTGGAGAGTCTGTTCATGGCAAACCTTCAGTGGTGTATAGATTTTTCACAAGACTTGGACAG ATCTACCAATCCTGGCTAGACAAATCTACTCCATATACAGCAGTACGATGGGTTGTAACTCTGGGTCTGAGTTTTATCTACATGATTAGAGTTTATCTACTACAG gGTTGGTACATTGTGACGTATGCCTTGGGAATCTACCACCTAAATCTCTTCATAGCTTTCTTGTCGCCAAAGGTAGATCCCTCTCTAATGGAAGACTCAG ATGATGGTCCTTCATTACCCACAAAACAAAATGAGGAATTTCGACCCTTCATTAGAAGGCTGCCAGAGTTTAAATTCTG gcatTCTGCTACTAAAGGCATCCTTGTTGCAATGGTATGTACATTCTTTGAGGCTTTCAACGTTCCGGTATTCTGGCCAATCCTTGTGATGTACTTCATTATGCTATTCTGTATCACGATGAAGAGACAAATCAAG CATATGGTAAAGTACAGGTATATACCCTTCACACATGGCAAGAGGAAATACAAAGGGAAGGAAGACATGGGAAAGACCTTCGCTAGCTAG